A stretch of the Elephas maximus indicus isolate mEleMax1 chromosome 3, mEleMax1 primary haplotype, whole genome shotgun sequence genome encodes the following:
- the LOC126071175 gene encoding olfactory receptor 7E24-like, translating into MDSQNLTRVSEFVLLGLSEDPELQSLLFGPFLSMYLLAMLGNLLIILVVSSDLHLRTPMYFFLSNLSLADIGFTSVTIPKMLMDTNTHHRIISYGDCLIQLSFFIFFGCMDNLLLGVMAYDRFVAICHPLHYPIIMNPNLCGLMVLVSFFLSLLDSQLHCLMVSQLTFCTEVEIPHFFCDPSQLLNLVCSIATTKKILVYILGAILGGVPVSAVLFSYTRIFFSILRVPSSRGKYKAFSTCGSHLSVVCLFYGTAIGVYLSSAVSPSLRSGAAATVMYSVVTPMLNPFIYSLRNRDIKKALQRLLSRPA; encoded by the coding sequence ATGGACTCACAGAATCTAACACGTGTATCTGAATTTGTACTCTTGGGCCTCTCAGAAGATCCAGAACTGCAGTCCCTGCTCTTTGGACCTTTCTTGTCCATGTACCTGCTTGCTATGCTTGGAAACCTACTCATTATCCTGGTTGTGAGCTCTGACCTCCACCTTcgcacccccatgtacttcttcctctccaacctctCCTTGGCTGACATTGGTTTCACCTCTGTCACAATCCCAAAGATGCTTATGGATACCAATACACACCACAGAATCATCTCCTATGGTGACTGCCTGATTCAGTtgtcttttttcatattttttggaTGTATGGACAATCTTCTCCTGGGGGTGATGGCCTATGATcggtttgtggccatctgtcacccactTCACTATCCAATCATcatgaatcctaacctctgtggctTGATGGTTTTAGTGTCTTTTTTTCTCAGCCTTTTGGACTCCCAGCTGCACTGCTTGATGGTGTCACAACTTACCTTCTGCACGGAAGTGGAAattcctcatttcttctgtgatccTTCGCAACTCCTCAATCTTGTCTGTTCTATTGCCACCACCAAAAAAATACTAGTGTATATTCTTGGTGCCATCCTTGGAGGTGTTCCAGTTTCAGCAGTCCTTTTCTCTTATACtcgaatttttttctccattttgagaGTTCCATCATCAAGGGGGAAGTATAAAGCTTTTTCCACCTGTGGCTCTCACCTGTCAGTCGTTTGCTTATTTTATGGCACAGCTATTGGAGTGTACCTGAGTTCAGCTGTCTCACCTTCTCTCAGGAGTGGTGCAGCGGCCACAGTGATGTACTCTGTGGTcacccccatgctgaaccccttcatctacagcctgaggaacagggatATCAAGAAGGCCCTGCAGAGGCTCCTCAGCAGACCAGCATAA